A genomic segment from Phragmites australis chromosome 6, lpPhrAust1.1, whole genome shotgun sequence encodes:
- the LOC133921584 gene encoding mechanosensitive ion channel protein 6-like, whose product MDQVLRKSSLRSHGSGKSLSRPGSGTLDPRSHEERPILAGSDGGNRREVVVKIDGNGNGHAPFSFHCAGGGGAGNATSSTNSMASTPRAASRTRSSGTSSPRSPAKVLREGSYEFWNNDGGGGDGSAATEAFSFKNRPPQAPSSSSQASSLSLSPQPANAAGEGGEDPATRFIGNFLRKQAASGDEMSLDPDMEMEELGRTAQLRAQTSFSSSLERDAHVSFHEPQKRLSTSSSSSDSSAGDGCKLVRCLSTSTAAGAGPLLRAKTRSRLMDPPPQPQSAPAPAPAAAPVIDEERRSSVLRTPTKSGQLFSGLMSGPLGKSGPMDEEEDPFMNEDIPDDFKRGKLDSLTILQWVSLFVIIAALACSLSIRILSEKKVWGLHLWKWKLLVFVLICGRLVSGWVIRIAVFGVERNFLLRKRVLYFVYGMRSAVQNALWLGLVLASWHFLFDKNVQQETNTPVMRYVTKILFCFLVATLVRLAKTLLLKVLASSFHVSAYFDRIQEALLNQYVIETLSGPPLVDENDVLEEVHELQRAGATIPNELRRVVPTKNVSGQRSIRLSGIMPKGEGSKQLSKEKGEGIPIDKLHRLNQKNVSAWNMKKLMRIVRFGTLMTMDEQIQQATGEGGESATQIRSEYEAKIAAKKIFHNVGKPGSKYIYLSDLMQFVRQEEVIKAINLFEGAQENRVSKRSLKNWVVNAFRERKALALTLNDTKTAVNKLNLMANVFVGIIVFALCLLILGIATTHFFVFLSSQLLVVVFVFGNTLKTVFEAIVFLFVMHPFDVGDRCEIEDVQVVVEEMNIMTTVFLRYDNLKIYYPNSVLATKPIMNYYRSPDMGEGIDFSIHVATPVEKLALMKERILRYIDNNKEHWYPGAMVVLRDVDDTNKLKVSIWLRHTLNFQDMGMRFVRRELVLQEMIKVSKDLDIEYRMLPLDVNVRNAPPIQSTRMPTTWSYS is encoded by the exons aTGGACCAGGTGCTGCGCAAGAGCAGCCTGCGGTCGCACGGGTCCGGCAAGTCGTTGTCCAGGCCGGGGTCGGGGACGCTGGACCCGCGGTCCCACGAGGAGCGACCAATACTGGCCGGCAGCGACGGCGGCAACCGCCGGGAGGTCGTCGTGAAGATCGATGGGAACGGGAACGGGCACGCCCCGTTCTCCTTCCACTGCGCGGGAGGCGGAGGGGCGGGGAATGCGACTTCGAGCACCAACTCGATGGCCAGCACGCCGAGGGCGGCAAGCAGGACGAGGTCGAGCGGGACTAGCTCGCCGCGATCTCCGGCCAAGGTGTTGCGGGAGGGGAGCTACGAGTTCTGGAATaatgacggcggcggcggcgacgggagCGCTGCCACCGAGGCGTTTAGCTTCAAGAACCGTCCGCCGCAGGCGCCGTCGTCTTCATCGCAGGCGTCGTCCCTTTCGCTGTCGCCGCAGCCGGCGAACGCCGCGGGCGAGGGAGGCGAGGACCCGGCTACGCGGTTCATCGGGAACTTCCTCCGGAAGCAGGCGGCGTCCGGCGACGAGATGTCTCTCGACCCCGACATGGAAATGGAGGAGCTCGGGAGGACGGCGCAGCTGCGCGCGCAGACGTCCTTCTCTAGCTCGCTCGAACGGGATGCCCATGTCTCCTTCCATGAACCCCAAAAGCGGCTCTCCACGTCGTCATCTTCCTCCGATTCCAGTGCCGGCGACGGCTGCAAGCTGGTACGCTGCTTATCTACTTCCACCGCTGCGGGAGCGGGACCATTGCTGCGAGCCAAGACGCGCTCCCGGCTCATGgacccgccgccgcagccgcagtcggcaccggcaccggcacccGCCGCGGCTCCAGTCATCGACGAGGAGCGGAGGTCGTCTGTCTTGCGGACTCCTACAAAGTCCGGCCAGCTCTTCTCGGGGCTTATGTCCGGCCCCTTGGGCAAGTCAGGTCCcatggacgaggaggaggacccaTTCATGAACGAGGATATTCCCGACGACTTCAAGCGTGGGAAGCTGGACTCTCTGACCATCTTGCAGTGGGTCAGCTTGTTCGTCATCATCGCGGCTTTAGCGTGCagccttagcataaggatcttgtCCGAGAAGAAGGTGTGGGGTTTGCACCTCTGGAAGTGGAAGCTCCTGGTGTTTGTGCTCATCTGTGGCCGTCTCGTCTCCGGATGGGTCATCAGGATTGCCGTGTTCGGTGTCGAACGCAACTTCTTGCTGCGGAAGCGTGTGCTCTACTTTGTGTATGGCATGCGCAGCGCCGTGCAGAATGCGCTCTGGCTCGGCCTGGTGCTTGCCTCTTGGCACTTCTTGTTTGACAAGAACGTCCAGCAGGAGACAAACACTCCAGTGATGCGCTACGTGACCAAGATACTATTCTGCTTCCTCGTCGCGACGCTGGTCCGCCTTGCCAAGACGCTGCTGCTCAAGGTGCTGGCCTCGTCCTTCCATGTCTCCGCATATTTTGATCGGATTCAGGAGGCATTGCTCAACCAATATGTCATAGAGACACTTTCTGGGCCGCCATTAGTTGATGAAAACGATGTGCTTGAGGAGGTTCACGAGCTCCAACGTGCAGGCGCAACCATCCCGAATGAGCTTCGTAGGGTGGTGCCAACCAAGAATGTTTCTGGGCAAAGGAGTATTCGGTTATCAGGGATCATGCCAAAGGGAGAAGGTAGCAAGCAACTGTCGAAGGAGAAAGGAGAGGGGATCCCTATTGACAAGCTTCATAGGCTCAACCAGAAAAACGTCTCAGCTTGGAACATGAAGAAGTTGATGAGGATTGTTCGGTTTGGGACACTAATGACAATGGATGAGCAGATACAGCAGGCAACAGGCGAGGGGGGTGAATCAGCGACACAGATTCGCAGTGAATATGAGGCAAAGATAGCTGCCAAGAAAATCTTTCACAATGTAGGGAAACCTGGCTCCAA GTACATATACTTGTCAGACTTGATGCAATTCGTGAGGCAGGAAGAAGTCATCAAAGCAATTAATCTTTTTGAAGGAGCACAGGAGAACAGGGTCAGCAAGAGGTCTCTCAAGAATTGGGTG GTGAATGCATTTAGAGAGCGCAAAGCTCTTGCCTTAACACTTAACGATACAAAAACTGCAGTAAACAAGCTCAACCTGATGGCTAATGTTTTCGTTGGGATCATTGTGTTTGCTCTCTGCCTTCTAATTCTGGGCATAGCAACAACGCATTTCTTTGTCTTCCTCAGTTCACAACTTCTTGTGGTAGTTTTCGTATTTGGAAATACTCTGAAGACAGTTTTTGAGGCGATTGTGTTCTTGTTCGTGATGCATCCTTTTGATGTTGGGGATCGTTGTGAAATTGAAGATGTTCAG GTGGTTGTTGAGGAAATGAATATCATGACAACCGTGTTTCTCCGATATGATAACCTGAAGATCTATTATCCAAACAGTGTACTTGCCACCAAACCAATCATGAATTACTACAGAAGTCCTGATATGGGAGAAGGGATTGACTTTTCCATTCATGTTGCTACCCCAGTGGAGAAACTGGCCCTCATGAAGGAACGAATACTACG TTACATAGACAACAACAAGGAACATTGGTACCCGGGAGCCATGGTTGTCCTACGGGATGTCGATGACACCAACAAGCTGAAAGTATCAATATGGCTCCGGCACACACTCAACTTCCAGGACATGGGGATGAGGTTCGTGAGGAGGGAGCTGGTGCTCCAGGAGATGATCAAAGTATCGAAGGACCTCGACATCGAGTACCGGATGTTGCCGCTTGATGTGAATGTACGGAATGCGCCTCCCATCCAGTCCACAAGGATGCCTACAACATGGAGTTATTCTTGA
- the LOC133921585 gene encoding heterodimeric geranylgeranyl pyrophosphate synthase small subunit, chloroplastic-like, translated as MAMALSSLFLSFPLLKLPSTGPKSHRLLPVRASSAASAASASFNLRRYWTSLIAEVESELDATMPMRPPESIHSAMRHAVLPGAGKEGAAKRAPPVLCVAACELLGASRAAALPAAAALEMLHAASLVHDDLPCFDAAPTRRGRPSTHAAYGTDMAVLAGDALFPLAYTHVISHTPSPDPVPHAVLLRVLAELARAVGSTGMAAGQFLDLAGAAALGEAVVMQVLTKKFGEMAECSAACGAMLGGAGPDEEAALRRYGRTIGVLYELVDDVRSASGNGKMRSNASVLRALGMDRALGIVDELKAQAKTEADRFADKYGDRVLPLYSFVDYAVERGFELQDAAPTP; from the coding sequence ATGGCGATggctctctcctccctcttcctctccttccccctCCTGAAGCTCCCCTCCACCGGCCCCAAATCTCACCGCTTGCTCCCCGTCCGGGCCTcctccgccgcgtccgccgcgTCCGCTTCTTTCAACCTGCGCCGCTACTGGACCTCCCTGATCGCCGAGGTGGAGTCCGAGCTCGACGCCACGATGCCCATGCGCCCGCCAGAGAGCATACACTCCGCCATGCGCCACGCCGTGCTCCCGGGTGCAGGCAAGGAGGGCGCCGCCAAGCGCGCGCCCCCCGTGCTCTGCGTCGCCGCCTGCGAGCTCCTCGGTGCGTCGCGTGCGGCCGCACTcccggccgccgcggcgctcGAGATGCTCCACGCGGCGTCGCTCGTGCACGACGACCTGCCCTGCTTCGACGCTGCGCCCACGAGACGCGGACGCCCCTCCACGCACGCGGCCTACGGAACCGACATGGCCGTCCTCGCCGGCGACGCGCTCTTCCCACTCGCCTACACCCACGTCATCTCCCACACCCCATCCCCCGATCCGGTCCCCCACGCCGTCCTCCTCCGCGTCCTCGCGGAGCTCGCGCGCGCCGTGGGATCCACCGGCATGGCGGCCGGCCAGTTCCTCGATctggccggcgccgccgccctcgGCGAGGCCGTGGTCATGCAGGTCCTGACCAAGAAGTTCGGCGAGATGGCCGAGTGCTCCGCTGCCTGCGGCGCCATGCTCGGCGGGGCCGGGCCCGACGAGGAGGCCGCGCTGCGGCGCTACGGCCGCACCATCGGCGTCCTCTACGAGCTCGTCGACGACGTCCGGAGCGCGTCGGGGAACGGCAAGATGAGGAGCAACGCCAGCGTCCTGCGCGCGCTGGGCATGGACCGCGCGCTCGGCATCGTGGATGAGCTCAAGGCGCAGGCGAAGACGGAGGCAGACAGGTTCGCGGACAAGTACGGCGATCGGGTGCTGCCCTTGTACAGCTTCGTGGACTACGCAGTTGAGAGAGGGTTTGAGCTCCAGGATGCAGCGCCAACGCCTTAA